The Neoarius graeffei isolate fNeoGra1 chromosome 10, fNeoGra1.pri, whole genome shotgun sequence genome has a segment encoding these proteins:
- the LOC132892703 gene encoding zinc finger protein 501-like isoform X5, whose protein sequence is MDAKREMHANWMRYVNCARNDHEQNLIAFQYRGGILYRCCRPINPGQELLLWYEEEYARELSPAFDYLWNKKCSTNEGNNALLQVFSCSTCPLSYASQIYLDKHIQRCHYEENVRLWESGEIKYELQIPSKGSSSQPTSSDPLSSDTSHNDEQKEIHHCSDCGKSFVYQDALRTHQCNHTGEKPHHCSQCGKSFTRQSALQRHQRIHTGEKPYHCIQCGKNFNRHSHLQVHQRIHTGEKPHHCSQCGKRFTRQSALQQHQRLHTGEKPYHCIQCGKRFTRQSALQQHQRIHTGEKPYHCLQCGKSFNRYSHLQIHQRVHTGEKPYHCSQCERNFTRQNALQVHQRIHTGEKPHHCTQCGKRFTRQSALQKHQRIHTGEKPYHCSLCGKSFTQQCVLQRHQRIHTGEKPYHCSLCGKSFNRQCVLQQHQRIHTGEKPYHCSQCGKSFTQQSTLQTHQRNHTGEKPYHCIQCGKTFTYSVTFKTHKCTNSDIA, encoded by the exons ATGGATGCCAAAAGAGAAATGCATGcgaattggatgag gtatgtgaattgtgctcGTAATGATCATGAACAGAATCTCATAGCATTTCAGTATCGAGGAGGAATTCTGTACCGTTGCTGTCGGcccattaacccaggacaggagctcttgctgtggtatgaagaggagtaTGCCAGAGAACTCAGTCCTGCGTTTGACTACCTCTGGAACAAAAAGTGCTCCACGAATG AAGGAAACAACGctctgctgcaagtcttttcCTGTTCCACATGTCCTCTTTCCTATGCATCTCAAATTTACCTAGACAAACACATCCAGAGATGCCACTACGAAGAAAATGTGAGACTGTGGGAATCAGGAGAGATTAAATATGagcttcagatcccctccaaaGGCTCCAGTAGTCAGCCAACATCATCTGATCCTCTCAGTTCTGACACTTCTCACAATGATGAacagaaggaaattcaccactgctcagactgtggaaagagttttgTTTATCAGGATGCACTCAGAACACATCAGTGCAATCACACAGGAGAAAAACCACATCACTGTtctcagtgtggaaagagttttacacgACAGAGTGCTCTCcagcgacaccagcgcattcacacaggagagaagccgtatcactgcataCAGTGTGGAAAGAATTTTAATCGACACAGTCATCTCCAAgtccaccagcgcattcacacaggagagaagccacatcactgctcacagtgtggaaagaggttTACTcgacagagtgctctccaacaacaccagcgccttcacacaggagagaagccgtatcactgcataCAGTGTGGAAAAAGGTTTACTCGACAGAGTGCTCTccagcaacaccagcgcattcacacaggggagaagccgtatcactgcttacagtgtggaaagagttttaatcGATACAGTcatctccaaatacaccagcgcgttcacacaggagagaagccgtaccactgctcacagtgtgagaGGAATTTTACTCGGCAGAATGCTCTCCAAgtccaccagcgcattcacacaggagagaagccacatcactgcacacagtgtggaaagaggttTACTCGACAGAGTgcgctccaaaaacaccagcgaattcacacaggagagaagccgtatcactgctcactgtgtggaaagagttttactcaacagTGTGTTCTCcagcgacaccagcgcattcacacaggagagaaaccgtatcactgctcactgtGTGGAAAAAGTTTTAATCGACAGTGTGTTCTccagcaacaccagcgcattcacacaggagagaagccgtatcactgctcacagtgtggaaagagcttTACTCAACAGAGTACTCTCCAAACGCACCAGCGcaatcacacaggagagaagccatatcactgcataCAGTGTGGAAAGACATTtacttattcagttacatttaagaCTCACAAGTGCACAAACTCAGACATTGCATGA
- the LOC132892703 gene encoding zinc finger protein 501-like isoform X4 produces the protein MKPKQIWRSRRCEEYMDAKREMHANWMRYVNCARNDHEQNLIAFQYRGGILYRCCRPINPGQELLLWYEEEYARELSPAFDYLWNKKCSTNEGNNALLQVFSCSTCPLSYASQIYLDKHIQRCHYEENVRLWESGEIKYELQIPSKGSSSQPTSSDPLSSDTSHNDEQKEIHHCSDCGKSFVYQDALRTHQCNHTGEKPHHCSQCGKSFTRQSALQRHQRIHTGEKPYHCIQCGKNFNRHSHLQVHQRIHTGEKPHHCSQCGKRFTRQSALQQHQRLHTGEKPYHCIQCGKRFTRQSALQQHQRIHTGEKPYHCLQCGKSFNRYSHLQIHQRVHTGEKPYHCSQCERNFTRQNALQVHQRIHTGEKPHHCTQCGKRFTRQSALQKHQRIHTGEKPYHCSLCGKSFTQQCVLQRHQRIHTGEKPYHCSLCGKSFNRQCVLQQHQRIHTGEKPYHCSQCGKSFTQQSTLQTHQRNHTGEKPYHCIQCGKTFTYSVTFKTHKCTNSDIA, from the exons ATATGGAGGAGCAGGCGCTGTGAAGAATACATGGATGCCAAAAGAGAAATGCATGcgaattggatgag gtatgtgaattgtgctcGTAATGATCATGAACAGAATCTCATAGCATTTCAGTATCGAGGAGGAATTCTGTACCGTTGCTGTCGGcccattaacccaggacaggagctcttgctgtggtatgaagaggagtaTGCCAGAGAACTCAGTCCTGCGTTTGACTACCTCTGGAACAAAAAGTGCTCCACGAATG AAGGAAACAACGctctgctgcaagtcttttcCTGTTCCACATGTCCTCTTTCCTATGCATCTCAAATTTACCTAGACAAACACATCCAGAGATGCCACTACGAAGAAAATGTGAGACTGTGGGAATCAGGAGAGATTAAATATGagcttcagatcccctccaaaGGCTCCAGTAGTCAGCCAACATCATCTGATCCTCTCAGTTCTGACACTTCTCACAATGATGAacagaaggaaattcaccactgctcagactgtggaaagagttttgTTTATCAGGATGCACTCAGAACACATCAGTGCAATCACACAGGAGAAAAACCACATCACTGTtctcagtgtggaaagagttttacacgACAGAGTGCTCTCcagcgacaccagcgcattcacacaggagagaagccgtatcactgcataCAGTGTGGAAAGAATTTTAATCGACACAGTCATCTCCAAgtccaccagcgcattcacacaggagagaagccacatcactgctcacagtgtggaaagaggttTACTcgacagagtgctctccaacaacaccagcgccttcacacaggagagaagccgtatcactgcataCAGTGTGGAAAAAGGTTTACTCGACAGAGTGCTCTccagcaacaccagcgcattcacacaggggagaagccgtatcactgcttacagtgtggaaagagttttaatcGATACAGTcatctccaaatacaccagcgcgttcacacaggagagaagccgtaccactgctcacagtgtgagaGGAATTTTACTCGGCAGAATGCTCTCCAAgtccaccagcgcattcacacaggagagaagccacatcactgcacacagtgtggaaagaggttTACTCGACAGAGTgcgctccaaaaacaccagcgaattcacacaggagagaagccgtatcactgctcactgtgtggaaagagttttactcaacagTGTGTTCTCcagcgacaccagcgcattcacacaggagagaaaccgtatcactgctcactgtGTGGAAAAAGTTTTAATCGACAGTGTGTTCTccagcaacaccagcgcattcacacaggagagaagccgtatcactgctcacagtgtggaaagagcttTACTCAACAGAGTACTCTCCAAACGCACCAGCGcaatcacacaggagagaagccatatcactgcataCAGTGTGGAAAGACATTtacttattcagttacatttaagaCTCACAAGTGCACAAACTCAGACATTGCATGA